In the genome of Corticium candelabrum chromosome 18, ooCorCand1.1, whole genome shotgun sequence, the window AGCTAAGCCACACAGTCTTTCTTGCGTCATTGTTGATCTCGACCACTCCTTCAATCTCCGGAGAGCCGAAAACGATCTTTCGCACGGCACGGAACCAACAGGAGATGTTAGAATAAGTTTGAAAATCTCATGAATATTGGGGAAATATTGACTGTCTGCCATCTTTGCGGCATCCGTTAATGTTACTCTCCTGTCTTTCTCAGGAAGttgaaaacatttggttttccAAACTTCTACTTCAGGCTCGAATGTAGCTCCATTTGGTAAGTCTGGACCATAGAAGAGCTTAATTGAATTCACCTCAGATCTTGTTATACTGCTAACACTGCTAGGAAGAAGTCTATACCCAATGAGCATTGATTCAGATGTATCAGGGAAGCGATTGTTGAGCTCTGTCACAGCGTGATCAATGAAAGGGTAGTACACGTTTCTTCTGAAGTATGCCACAGCGCTGTCCTGTTCCGCAGTCTGCATGCCAGCATTGCTTCTGTAGGTGCTTCTTATTGCGGTTCTAGGTTTATCAATTTGGGCATCCACCTCGCCTGCAACTGTTTGAACTCTTTCCCATAATTCTTTAAACTTGTCTTCACGTCGTTGCGCAGAAATCGTTGTGCGAAGCAGCTTGGCTGTTTGATAAGCCTTCAGAACGTCACAGTTTGGAGATTGCAAAGACTTCGTCAGAGGATCACAAAAGCTCAGAATGTACTGACTAACGACcaagcaaacaataaaactaGAGGACTGTAAAAGTCTGAGGTAAGATGAAGCTTTCGCCCTCGAATCAGTGCCAGAGCTCTCTGCAACAATATCTTGCAGTGCAAGGTATATGGCTTTGTATTTGGCCAAGACACTGGACAGTGTTGCCAATCGAGCCGACCACCTTGTCTCACACAGTACTGGGACTTGCCTTGATGACGATTTACGAATAAGCGTATGACTTAGTTTCGAAGTTTCCTCCTGTTCTAAGTTTTCTTCTAGTTCTTCTTctggttcttcttcttccttgtCTTCTGCTGTAATCAATTCAGCTATGTCTCCTGCTATCAAATGCCTACAAAGGATAACTTTTCTTTTTGGACTGCCTCCTAGAAACCACGTCAGTGTTCCTAACGAGTTAAACAAGTCCTGAATTAAAGGGACTTGCCTACAAGAAGATGCAATAACCAAATTCAGTCTATGTGACCGACAATGCTGGTATATAGCCTTTGGTTGTAACTGAAGAATTCGAGCAGAGACACCGGAAACTTTTCCTGACATAACTGCAGCACCGTCGTAGCCCTGGCCACGAAGATAACGAATATCCAAATTGCACTCTTTCATAAAATTGACAATAGCATTGAAAATAGACAGAGCATCTGCACAATCCAATTTGACGAATCCTAAGAACTCTTCTCTCACTTGAACCTGACCGGGTACAGAGTCGTCAACAAACCTGATACAGACTGACATCTGCTCTACGTTAGCTGTATCTGTGCACTCATCCGCCATCAACGAAAACCATTTAGCGGCATGAGCATCTTCCAGTATTTTGTCTCTCACCTCAACACCGGCTAACTCTATCAGCTCATTTTGTATTTTCGGGCTCTTGTAACAGGCGTTCTTCTTTCCGTGCTCTAGATGACTTTTCAGAGTAGGATTGAACTGAGACTGCCAATGG includes:
- the LOC134194358 gene encoding zinc finger MYM-type protein 1-like, which gives rise to MEPPSKRKKKKQLSLLQCLGTSSGDLSDLPETVHSASPFETVVNSAEDTAHDKEVSVNDPIYYEGRVVSDVDKICLLQNKWCPPTGCKFQSTGGRRYNPEWESQYRWLRYSPSTDACFCCYCVLFGDESLSATAFKTTGFCDWKNAVGVKRGVLLCHEKSEIHKNACIKALSFKNVVEGKKNDICTSRSKEYEERVKRNRAIILAVIDVVIALGQRNVPFRGHSWDKVLRKESSNFEYFLHWQSQFNPTLKSHLEHGKKNACYKSPKIQNELIELAGVEVRDKILEDAHAAKWFSLMADECTDTANVEQMSVCIRFVDDSVPGQVQVREEFLGFVKLDCADALSIFNAIVNFMKECNLDIRYLRGQGYDGAAVMSGKVSGVSARILQLQPKAIYQHCRSHRLNLVIASSCRQVPLIQDLFNSLGTLTWFLGGSPKRKVILCRHLIAGDIAELITAEDKEEEEPEEELEENLEQEETSKLSHTLIRKSSSRQVPVLCETRWSARLATLSSVLAKYKAIYLALQDIVAESSGTDSRAKASSYLRLLQSSSFIVCLVVSQYILSFCDPLTKSLQSPNCDVLKAYQTAKLLRTTISAQRREDKFKELWERVQTVAGEVDAQIDKPRTAIRSTYRSNAGMQTAEQDSAVAYFRRNVYYPFIDHAVTELNNRFPDTSESMLIGYRLLPSSVSSITRSEVNSIKLFYGPDLPNGATFEPEVEVWKTKCFQLPEKDRRVTLTDAAKMADSQYFPNIHEIFKLILTSPVGSVPCERSFSALRRLKEWSRSTMTQERLCGLALLYIHRDVAVSRENVLQRFDCTGHRRLGQLSL